The Rhododendron vialii isolate Sample 1 chromosome 1a, ASM3025357v1 region ACAAACATGGATTTAAAATGAATggcaaatttaaatttgaaaatttacgtCATAATAATTTCGATTCTACCATgggattttcattttttgaccgacttgaattttggtacGGATCTAGTACTcgtcaaactctacaatatcaacggttcagattcaaTTTTTGTTATATGGGATGGATTGGTTAGATTTAAGGAAGAAGATCAATCAAGAGAGAAGATGAGAGTATATCGGATTTCTTATGCGCGTCCGTCACACTGGACGTTAGTATGAACGGAATTGGgtgttatgtgcacactttacAAATCACATGGTTCTTACGTGCACATGACTCTACCCACAGAGAGTCAAAGTGAATTAACTTAGCCCTTATTTCTTTTGCGATAAATATGCTTCATTTAAATGTAGATAAATGTCTCGTAGACCTAATATTTTAGAACGGACGATAcatatttttccttctaaaaaatgaattaatgaatggctcgaatcgtcaaataaaattacttatttcaACGATCACATGAGAAAATCTTCTCTCTTGTTTATACACTGACCAGGTTCACCCCTTTTTATTTTGGAATTGCGTACACGGTTCACTTGAACCAAAAGCTATCCGCACTTGAGCTAGAAACAAGAGTAATGATTATTGTGTTATCATATacttaacaaaattaaaaattttaaaatcaagcTTTTCGGTTATTGTGTTGCTTCTTTTCCAGTTTCTTCTAAGGGTATGTGATTCATATATTCTCCCTTAGTCAATTGCTATCGTAGGGACAAATAACGAAGTAAAGAATTTCGATGAaatagtatattttttttggtaatgagaATAAAAAATCCGATCGTTAAGTATTCCAGTTAAGTCCAACCAAGCCACAAATACCATTCAGGGATTTTATGGAAAGAAGATATCTCAAATCACAAACAATTAAAGAAATATCTAATACCATAAACAATTAAGAATGAACTCCATATGATAGATAAAGGTCCCTAGCTATATTTATATATGCTCCTAACAAACTAATTAATCATAATTAAGgtaccataaaaataaaaaacacaacgTAATCCTATTCTGTTCTTTTCCCGTTCACTATATCTAATGAAGTAGTAGTGATATATAAGAAAAAGTCACTCCATCATGCATTTAAACCACCCTGATATGGTATACCCGTTTCTGGTATCCAAGCATCTCCGTCTATGAACTTCGAAACCGTAAAAGGGATAGCTTCAGCTGCACTTGTTAACACCCTATACCCAGGCCATTTTACCCTTCCACTTGTGTTTGCACCTGGACCTGAGTTATTATACTCTGCATAGAATATATGGGGTTTGGGTATGTTATCCCATTTGATCGACCACCCTTCTGGTTTGACGATAGTGTCCAGGAATGACTCCATGAACACGACCGTAGCGTAATCCATCCACGGCCGACCAAGGACAACTGACACTTCACTCTTATGCAGCGCTAGATTAGGGTCAACGGTAACCTTACAGTTTTGGAATGAAAATCCACTATCAAAGGTTGGTCTATTCTTCCCCTGAGCAGTAACCATGTTGCCATCAGAGCCGATTCGGCGTGCGTATAAGCGGCAATCCTGAAACACTGCTTTCGCATAACCCCAAACAAAATCTACGCTACCGTAGATATCACAGTCCTTGTAAAATTGTCGATTGTGATTTGCCAATAGGGTGTCTTGGTAACCCAAGAAAACACACTGATAGAATGCGGAGCGATTGGCGTTATTGGTCAGAGCAACAGCTTGATGACTTTTGGGTGGTGGAGCTGAATTCTCAATGGTTATTGATCGAGCCATAAATCCTGATCCGTCAACaactgaaaacagaaaacaaaaaaaaaaaattatgttctatATAAAATACATAACTTTAGTCGATGctacaaaagaaaaggaaaataggtAGGTTCCTAGCTAGACATGCATAAATTGACTTCTATCATGCAAAATATGGAATTTTTATCATGCACAATACTAAATTCACTGGGTTGGGACAATTGTATGGGTAAATAAATTCTActgtcaaaaattaaataattgtATCAAAAGTTAGATAAATTAGTCAAAAAACCTACTGTAAAAACATGTACActaagcaaacaaaaaaaaaaatcgtacgGAAAGAGAATACTATTATAAGGAAAAGTGAGTGAGGTATAAAGAAGTTCTCTTACTCATTGTTGCAGTTTTGGGGGTATCCATAATTCCCCCGCCGTTGCTCCTGCTTCCGGTGATTTTGGTGGTGTCAGCACTATCGCCGATCAAAGCGatatttgttttgtctttcCCCACCGTGACATATTCGTCTTTATAGACTCCCGGTTTAATGTGAATATAATACCTATTCACACTTTTCACCGGAGCAGCAGCGATCGCATCGTGTATGGTGGTGTAGTTACCGGAACCATCCTGGGCTACAGTAGCATTGTAGCGAATACTGACAGGATTAGCTTGAGGTTGAGAGGCTATAGATTCCATGGCAGAAAATTGAGACTAGCAAATAAGAGTATTTCAAAAGTTTCTTTGGACGTTGGAAAAGCTTGTAGGTAGTAGTAGTACTTGTTGTGATAATATTGCATGCTTTGCATGGTTTTTATTTATAACAATTTTAGTTGCTAAATTTTGCGGTTAGATTCTATGTCAATATTGCAGTTTCCATAATAGTCCAGAAAAAGATTCGATAAATCTTgctcaaataatatttttccaACTCAAAGCTCTACGTAAATCCTTCCTTATGCATCATTGCCGCCTTAGGTGAAGTATTACAGGAACAGATCGAAAGTCTGATTGCACCGCAAATGTGCACGGCGATTAGGCACAGATTGTGGTGTGGAGCCCACTCTGGGTCCTACATAAATAATCCGACCGGTTTATTAGGTGTAAAACATTCTTTCGAAGGTCCTTgccaaaaaattaactcaattcaacacctataagtactcgatccaataATTTAACTTTTCAAGATCTTGAAAACTTAATGAAAGGTTTGATAATTAGGTCAAACAACTATATGTATCAGATTGAGAGCTATTCTCTtactaatatttttctttttttttttttgcaggagcctttggaaaaatattttgcatctaatgaacagctcggatcactTGTGTGAGACCCAAAATAGATCCCACACCGCGATCTGTGCAGATCGATATACTCATTTGGTGTGCAAGGAGTCGGTTTGTTGCTGAAGATTCCTTCTTATCTTAAAGTTTCAAGTTTGGAAATAAAAAGATTTTcaccttggatttttttttagatctaTATTATTCCGTCAAGGCTGTTGAGAGGAGTCTGAAAGTGGaaactttctctttcttttactGCATATATCTTTTCATACGTGTCTATGGAAGTAATCAAAATCCTCTATGTGATGATcggagagaaatttattcatggCTCCGCACAATCTCGGCCGTCCATTTCGACAATTAATAGTTAAGATCGATctgcttttcaattttgaccggttataattaatttttactggtcaaaattgattttaaatCTGGATTGTCCAAAACACTTGTGGATGCGAGTGATTGAGCGCCTTGAACTTTGTTTACGGGTTGCCCTGTAAAGATGTTTTTCTGGTGATGATCCATTGTGCGGTTTTTCATGTAATGAAAAATACCTTCCATTACGATTTTATTTCATGATTTCAATTGTTCATTAGACAGTTCAATGTATCCATCGTGCACCCTATTCTGATAAATTTGATTCGATCAAGTTTTTATCGAATGAATAGCTCTGTTATAGTCCCCTTGtatagagtagattaggtttaatgaatggcaaaaaaagaaagagaacagCTCTGTTATTAAATAGAACTGTCATATATCACATTTTGTATTACGTGCGTGGGTCATTTATCATTAGAAAGAGACACTTGTTCGTgttcaagaaagaaatcgaGAGCTTCTCATGTGACTCCCGATGTTATTAAAAATGAGTTCatataaaaattcaaatgaattgGACATCGCAAAATTTGGTCGAACCACATAAATTTTCGCATGGGCCAGTTCGGGCTCCCCTATGGCTATTTGGATAAGCGAAGATTGGATGGATGCCTGCTCCTTGGGTATGCTTTGAAGAGGGTTGTTTATCCGTGTTGCTACCGGATTGGGAGATAATGTTGTGCATATTCGGACTGTTGATCTCCGTAAGGTCCCCATAGTCAAGGTCTTAGTTTTTACTCTTTTTGCCCCCAAAGATTGGGGTAACCTCACCTATGAATAACTTGTGAAATGGCTATAAAAATTGGTCTGAggtgaaaataaacacaattgtggagtaattttctgataattccattcatcgtagttgtacaatatatatagtacaaacattaacaaggaaagaatacaagattacatggaaatattctacacttatggcataaaataagattacacaattaaggatattgaccaaatcaaatattgactaaatcatatccttaattctagcactccccctcaagttggagcatgtatatcgcacatgcctaacttgtctaaagagtgactaaaaacactgctggcaacagctttggtaaggacatcggctagttggtctgcagacttcacaaacgggaaagcaatgattccggcttcaagtttttctttaatgaagtgcctatcaatttccacatgcttcgtccgatcgtgttggactggattatgagcaatctctatagcagaagtgttgtcacaatacagcttcattgtctcctgagagtgaatacccaaatccttaagcaagttcctcaaccatagtaactcacatactccaaaagccatgcctctatattcagcttctgcacttgaccttgctaccacctgttgttttttactcctccaagtcacaaggttgccccctacaaaagtaaagtatcctgatgtagattttctgtcgtcagatgaaccagcccaatctgcatcagtgtaaccttctaccttcaagtgattattcttgctgaacaataaccctttacccggagcagactttaaatatcgcaatatgcgttccacagcatacatgtgaggtttacgaggatcatgcataaattggcttactacgcatactgaataagcaatatctggcctagtatgggacaagtaaattaattttcccacaagtctctggtatcttgctttatcagtagaagttgcatgtaaacaattaaacaacttgtgattttgttcaataggggtatttgcatgcttacatccaagcatacctgtttcagttaacaagtcaagaacgtattttcgttgagacaagaaaataccattctttgagcgggctacctcgattccgagaaagtattttaaatctccaagttgtttcatttcaaactctaaggccaagtgtcgttgtaagctctcaatttcttcttgatcatctcctgtcaccaccatgtcatcaacatatataatcaaagcagtaattttacccattcgatgctttaaaaacaacgtatggtctgagttgctttgtttatatccgaagctcttcatagacttggtaaatctaccgaaccaagctcttggagactgttttaacccatacaacgcctttttaagtttgcataccattgtaatatctgagtatttttccacacctggagggggatccatatacacttcctctgtaagatctccatgtaaaaaagcattttttacatcaaactgaagaagtggccaatctcggttcaccgccaaagacaggagcactctaactgtattaagtttggcaacaggtgcaaaagtttcctgatagtcaaccccataagattgcgtatatcctttcgcaaccaatcgagctttatacctctcaattgtcccatctgctttatgcttgaccgcaaagacccatctacatcccacggtcttttttcctttcggtagagtcacaagctcccaagtatcatttttctcaagcgctgccatttcttctgccatggcttgagtccatctatcatctgctagagcctcctgcattttactaggaataggaacagatgataactgtagcacataagacgcatatgacttggacagtttttgacaagacacataattactaatggggtatctaacgttggatttaggatcaggctcatatttaacaggtggtacaccacgattagaacgaggcggaagacgatattgagacacttgagattcagaaaaaagatcatcactaccagtggagttagggttagtggatacctctggaggaatctcagaagaagactggctcagtggttgtgttgaattgttgggaggcattgtactatcatgaagagcattatcttcagtatgagacgtctctggttcaacaaccgataactcttccctttcatctgaaaattcaccctgtcttgaagaatctccggacgaagaaatattttctgaggtaaaaaatgcttccagttctgcataatttatcacttcgtctgaattctcccctggaaatggtaaattaggaattggcgccctgtaaaaaagttcggtctcgtggaaggtaatatccatggaaacataaagccttcgagtttttggatcaaaacacttgtagccttttttattgttcccatatcccacaaaaacacacttcaaagcacgagattcaagcttagtccgttggcgaggatgcaaatgaacataaaccacacacccaaaaattcgtggagccagaagtactaccgatgggagagtgcaatggtcagaaagggcatccaatggtcttcgaaaattaagaacactggatggcgtacggttcattaaatagaccgccgaattcaaagcttcaccccacaagtaaataggaacatgacccccaattaaaagagaccgagtaatttccaataaatgtcgattttttcgctctgcgacaccattttgttgaggagaatctgtgcaagatgtttggtgaataatcccttcagagtgcataaattccatcaattctttcttttcgtactcaccaccattatcagaacgaaagacttttattggaacaccaaactgagtagttatcatttgatggaacatgcgaaaaattgaacaaacatcactcttgtgtttcatttgataaacccaagtcatgcgagtgcaatcatcaacaaaagttataaaccacctcatcccattaagagtagaaattggggccggtccccaaacatctgaatgaactaatgaaaaaggtaaatctgttttatgatcactcaaatgaaatttagtacgatggctttttgctttcacacaagtttcgcaaacaaaatctgaaagattacatccatgaaacaaggatggaaataatttcctaagatagccaaaggaaggatgtcccaatctcctatgccataaccaaatttcctccttttttttattcatagaatctccatttaccacaagagcgtgcccttttttatcggattgttggaatccatcttcaagatagtacaatccgcccatttgtctaccactgccaatcttctcccgagtatggatgttctgaaagacacagtgagtaggaaaaaatagagcaacacaatcatgagatttggctaattgattcacagagagaatattacaatttaacgacggcacaaataagacatcatggatttttaacgtggaagataatggaactgtaccaactccaataaccggagatgatacatcattagcagtggtgatagtggctttggaacatttaggagataaatgactaaacttataacgatcacaagtcatatggtctgttgcgccagagtcaattatccaattacTATTTCCAGTAAAAGACATACCAGACTTAGTAGTGAATGCAAGAGTTGTGgctagatttgcttttggatcagagaccagacacaatagtcgaccagacacaatagtcgaagattcgttcttctttggtgatttagcaccacttacttcagccatgacggcactagaagaaaattttgcagcggaatgatatgaacagaaacaccaacaattgtgaatacaggacctacttcaattcctagagtttaagaaaaggagattgaaggtggctctgataccatgaaaataaacacaattgtggagtaattttctgataattccattcatcgtagttgtacaatatatatagtacaaacattaacaaggaaagaatacaagattacatggaaatattctacacttatggcataaaataagattacacaattaaggatattgaccaaatcaaatattgactaaatcatatccttaattctagcatgAGGAGCATGCAAGATGACCCTTAAAACTTCCCATAACCCAAAAAGAAATGGCTTTGGCCTATTGAAAGAGGGCacggcaaaagaaaccctagtttttgagATGCTCGGTACCTATGACAGTGGGGTCTTGGTGGTCTCAAATCCATTCCCTTTTGGTTACGTTGGTTCAGTTGCAGAGTATGTGGCTAGTAGAATttggtcttgttttttttttcggttgGCTCCTCGttaacttcttttctttctttggtagcaggtggcatatgattgtccttAGCCTAGGTGTCAAgtgccaacatagttgggatgtagGCTTTTGGCTGTGATGCCGCTAGCTTTCTTCCCGCTCCCGCTTGGTCTTTGTAACTTTCTGtttggagattaataaaattctttgcgaataaaaaaaaagaaaagaaaccctcCACTTCAAAGCCAGGTTAGAGCTAGGGAGTTTGGGAAATG contains the following coding sequences:
- the LOC131332280 gene encoding pectinesterase-like, encoding MESIASQPQANPVSIRYNATVAQDGSGNYTTIHDAIAAAPVKSVNRYYIHIKPGVYKDEYVTVGKDKTNIALIGDSADTTKITGSRSNGGGIMDTPKTATMIVDGSGFMARSITIENSAPPPKSHQAVALTNNANRSAFYQCVFLGYQDTLLANHNRQFYKDCDIYGSVDFVWGYAKAVFQDCRLYARRIGSDGNMVTAQGKNRPTFDSGFSFQNCKVTVDPNLALHKSEVSVVLGRPWMDYATVVFMESFLDTIVKPEGWSIKWDNIPKPHIFYAEYNNSGPGANTSGRVKWPGYRVLTSAAEAIPFTVSKFIDGDAWIPETGIPYQGGLNA